A genome region from Natronobeatus ordinarius includes the following:
- a CDS encoding CPBP family intramembrane glutamic endopeptidase has protein sequence MVTSSHRDNPIRSVVVGVAIAIFAFVVANVLVTPLALVDPGFLDPETSMERSTTIAMMVLNFAGFAVAGAIYLAYTGRGWSYVDLRMPTKRDWLWMIATTVGSILFIIVFGIAVQLLELPAAPNDIVNIIGDDQILLLWMFAIVVFANAPAEEFLFRNVIQKRLYQSFTKNGAVVVASVIFAAVHFPVFLVSGGPLLATMVSLTAVFVGSLIFGYAYAKTDNLLVPTVAHAGFNLFQFGILYLQLEYGDPEQLEELQGFALEALALVPF, from the coding sequence ATGGTCACTTCCAGCCATCGTGACAACCCGATTCGCTCGGTCGTGGTCGGGGTCGCGATCGCGATCTTCGCGTTCGTCGTCGCCAACGTCCTCGTCACGCCGCTCGCGCTGGTCGACCCGGGCTTTCTCGATCCGGAGACGTCGATGGAACGGTCGACGACGATCGCGATGATGGTGCTCAACTTCGCCGGCTTCGCCGTCGCCGGGGCGATCTACCTCGCGTACACCGGCCGAGGGTGGTCGTACGTCGATCTTCGGATGCCCACGAAACGTGACTGGCTCTGGATGATCGCGACGACCGTCGGGAGCATCCTCTTCATCATCGTCTTCGGGATCGCCGTCCAGCTCCTCGAGCTCCCCGCGGCGCCGAACGACATCGTCAACATCATCGGCGACGACCAGATCCTCCTCCTCTGGATGTTCGCCATCGTCGTCTTCGCCAACGCGCCGGCCGAGGAGTTCCTCTTTCGGAACGTCATCCAGAAACGACTCTATCAGTCGTTCACCAAGAACGGCGCCGTCGTCGTCGCCAGCGTCATCTTCGCTGCGGTTCACTTCCCCGTCTTCCTCGTCAGCGGCGGCCCGCTGCTCGCCACGATGGTCTCACTCACCGCCGTCTTCGTCGGCTCGCTCATCTTCGGCTACGCGTACGCCAAAACCGACAACCTCCTCGTTCCGACGGTCGCCCACGCCGGTTTCAACCTCTTCCAGTTCGGTATCCTCTACCTCCAGCTCGAGTATGGCGACCCCGAACAGCTCGAGGAACTGCAGGGATTCGCCCTCGAAGCCCTCGCGCTCGTCCCGTTCTGA
- the hjc gene encoding Holliday junction resolvase Hjc, with the protein MSQAKGDRRERELVNLLDEAGFAVMRAPASGSATERELPDVLAGNGEDFYAIEAKSSAGNPIYLSGEEVEALVYFSRNFGAKPRIGVRFDREDWYFFHPGDLHRTDGGNYRVKKETAIAEGTDFPEFVGDSKKVTLDQLGEERPDHDPDVLRVLTAVSQGELSVEEAAAMLES; encoded by the coding sequence ATGTCCCAGGCGAAGGGCGACCGTCGTGAGCGCGAACTCGTCAACTTACTCGACGAGGCGGGCTTTGCGGTGATGCGTGCGCCCGCGAGCGGCTCCGCGACCGAACGCGAACTCCCCGACGTGCTGGCCGGAAACGGCGAGGACTTCTACGCGATCGAGGCGAAATCGAGCGCCGGCAACCCCATCTACCTCTCCGGCGAGGAGGTCGAAGCGCTGGTCTACTTTAGCCGCAACTTCGGCGCGAAACCCCGCATCGGCGTCCGCTTCGACCGCGAGGACTGGTACTTCTTCCACCCCGGCGACCTCCACCGGACCGACGGCGGGAACTACCGCGTGAAAAAGGAGACCGCCATCGCCGAGGGGACCGACTTCCCCGAGTTCGTCGGCGACTCAAAGAAGGTCACGCTCGACCAGCTCGGCGAGGAGCGACCCGACCACGATCCGGACGTGCTGCGCGTGCTCACCGCCGTTTCCCAGGGCGAGCTGTCGGTCGAGGAAGCCGCGGCGATGCTCGAGTCATAA
- a CDS encoding tetratricopeptide repeat protein — translation MTDREGDRDHRFSEGAGFDDPYDEFDLDPPALSVDPAKVDPVDSRVVADLLDERQLSTDEVDAEELLDVGLNYVAINRHEQAVDAFERAARFADDDLLAQEAWVNKGVAHAELEEYDEAIGAYREALRIDDQSEHAASAETNLAYALWEFGETAQALEHAERAVELDDRFPQAWYNRAFFLAERGLAEEALHCLDNAIRLGLRSAPVLEEKVRILEELGEYDEAEVIADEANELRERAEQRLIEERERTHE, via the coding sequence ATGACCGACCGAGAGGGCGATCGCGACCACCGCTTCTCCGAAGGCGCTGGCTTCGACGACCCCTACGACGAGTTCGACCTCGACCCACCGGCGCTCTCGGTCGACCCCGCGAAAGTCGACCCCGTCGACTCCCGCGTGGTGGCCGACCTGCTCGACGAGCGCCAACTCTCGACGGACGAGGTCGACGCCGAGGAACTGCTCGACGTGGGCCTCAACTACGTGGCGATCAACCGCCACGAGCAGGCCGTCGACGCGTTCGAACGGGCGGCCCGATTCGCCGACGACGACCTGCTCGCCCAAGAGGCCTGGGTGAACAAGGGCGTCGCCCACGCCGAACTCGAGGAGTACGACGAGGCGATCGGCGCCTACCGGGAGGCCCTGCGGATCGACGACCAGAGTGAGCACGCTGCATCCGCCGAGACTAACCTGGCCTACGCGCTCTGGGAGTTCGGCGAGACCGCCCAGGCGCTCGAGCACGCCGAGCGGGCCGTCGAACTCGACGATCGGTTCCCGCAGGCGTGGTACAACCGGGCCTTCTTCCTCGCCGAACGTGGCCTCGCCGAGGAGGCGCTCCACTGCCTCGACAACGCGATCCGGCTGGGGCTTCGCAGCGCGCCGGTGCTCGAGGAGAAGGTGCGGATCCTCGAGGAACTCGGCGAGTACGACGAGGCCGAGGTGATCGCCGACGAGGCGAACGAACTGCGCGAACGGGCCGAGCAGCGGCTGATCGAAGAGCGCGAGCGAACGCACGAATGA
- a CDS encoding DUF424 domain-containing protein: MIVSERETEKGLLVTVCDADVLGETFEEGELSLTVTEEFYGGDEVDEGAVVDSLARATIANIVGTRAVDLAIEADVIDEECVLELGATRHAQLLRLY, from the coding sequence ATGATCGTCTCCGAACGCGAGACCGAGAAGGGGCTGTTGGTCACCGTCTGTGACGCCGACGTCTTAGGCGAGACCTTCGAGGAGGGTGAGCTCTCGCTCACCGTCACCGAGGAGTTCTACGGCGGCGACGAGGTCGACGAGGGTGCCGTCGTCGACAGCCTCGCCCGGGCGACGATCGCCAACATCGTCGGGACGCGCGCCGTCGACCTGGCCATCGAAGCGGACGTCATCGACGAGGAGTGCGTCCTCGAGCTGGGGGCGACACGCCACGCCCAGCTTCTGCGGCTCTACTGA
- a CDS encoding PaaI family thioesterase, with product MDVFERFNEQYPFGEHLGLELTHVEEGYVEGKIELEDHHSLSETTVLAHGAVPFGLADSLSAAALASVEGNPGPTLDVRIDYLRPATGDIYGKAEVVRYGRETGVVEVEVVDEDDRPLAKTRGVYKTNVVKGKNPFVDS from the coding sequence ATGGACGTTTTCGAGCGGTTCAACGAGCAGTACCCGTTTGGCGAGCACCTCGGCCTCGAGCTCACCCACGTCGAGGAGGGCTACGTCGAGGGCAAGATCGAACTCGAGGACCACCACTCGCTGTCGGAGACGACGGTGCTCGCCCACGGGGCGGTGCCGTTCGGGCTGGCGGACTCGCTGTCGGCCGCCGCGCTCGCGTCGGTCGAGGGGAATCCGGGGCCGACGCTCGACGTGCGCATCGACTATCTGCGACCAGCCACGGGCGATATCTACGGGAAAGCCGAGGTCGTTCGGTACGGACGCGAGACGGGCGTCGTCGAGGTCGAGGTCGTCGACGAGGACGACCGGCCCCTCGCGAAGACGCGCGGGGTCTACAAGACGAACGTGGTGAAGGGGAAGAACCCGTTCGTCGATTCATAG
- a CDS encoding aminotransferase class V-fold PLP-dependent enzyme, with protein sequence MSQQNVGSLDVEAIRAEYPILEREFDGTPLVYLDNAATTHTPEPVVEAMSDYYRTSNSNVHRGIHQLSQEASIAYEDAHDRVADFIGASGEREEIVFTKNTTESENLLAYSWGLNELGPDDEVVLTEMEHHASLVTWQQIAKRTGASVKYIEVDETGRLDMEHARECITDDTALVSVVHVSNTLGTVNPVAELADLAHDHGAYIFVDGAQAVPTRPVDVEAIDADFYAFSGHKMAGPTGIGVLYGKKKLLEEMEPYLYGGGMIRKVTFEDSTWGDLPWKFEPGTPPIAEAVGLHAAVDYLEELGMERVRAHEEELAAYAYDRLAEEGDVEIYGPEPGAERGGLVSFNLEGVHAHDLASIMNDHAVAIRAGDHCTQPLHDKLGVAASARASFYVYNTHEEVDALVEALDDARQLFA encoded by the coding sequence ATGAGCCAGCAGAACGTCGGGTCGCTCGACGTCGAGGCGATCCGGGCCGAGTACCCGATCCTCGAGCGGGAATTTGACGGGACTCCCCTCGTCTATCTCGACAACGCGGCGACGACCCACACGCCGGAGCCAGTCGTCGAGGCGATGAGTGACTACTACCGCACCTCCAACTCGAACGTCCACCGGGGCATCCACCAGCTCAGTCAGGAAGCCTCCATCGCGTACGAGGACGCCCACGACCGGGTGGCCGACTTCATCGGCGCGAGCGGCGAGCGCGAGGAGATCGTTTTCACGAAGAACACCACGGAGAGTGAGAACCTGCTCGCCTACTCGTGGGGGCTGAACGAGCTCGGCCCCGACGACGAGGTCGTCCTCACGGAGATGGAACACCACGCCTCGCTCGTCACCTGGCAGCAGATCGCCAAGCGAACGGGTGCGAGCGTGAAGTACATCGAGGTCGACGAGACCGGTCGATTGGACATGGAGCACGCCCGCGAGTGCATCACCGACGACACCGCGCTCGTGAGCGTCGTCCACGTCTCGAACACCTTGGGCACCGTCAACCCCGTCGCCGAGCTCGCCGACCTCGCCCACGACCACGGCGCGTACATCTTCGTCGACGGCGCCCAGGCCGTTCCGACCCGCCCCGTCGACGTCGAGGCCATCGACGCCGACTTCTACGCCTTCTCCGGGCACAAGATGGCCGGCCCCACCGGCATCGGCGTCCTCTACGGAAAGAAGAAGCTGCTCGAGGAGATGGAGCCCTACCTCTACGGCGGCGGCATGATCCGCAAGGTCACTTTCGAGGACTCGACCTGGGGCGACCTTCCCTGGAAGTTCGAGCCCGGCACGCCGCCAATCGCCGAAGCCGTCGGCCTCCACGCCGCGGTCGACTACCTCGAGGAGCTCGGGATGGAGCGAGTCCGCGCCCACGAAGAGGAGCTCGCCGCCTACGCTTACGACCGCCTTGCCGAGGAGGGCGACGTCGAGATCTACGGCCCCGAACCCGGCGCAGAGCGCGGCGGCCTCGTGAGCTTCAACCTCGAGGGCGTCCACGCCCACGACCTCGCCTCGATCATGAACGATCACGCCGTCGCCATCCGCGCCGGCGACCACTGCACTCAGCCGCTGCACGACAAACTCGGCGTGGCCGCGTCGGCGCGGGCCTCGTTCTACGTCTACAACACTCACGAGGAGGTCGACGCGCTCGTCGAGGCGCTCGACGATGCACGGCAGCTGTTCGCCTAG
- a CDS encoding PRC-barrel domain containing protein, with product MCAHFSDHDEGKRVVNADGEAIGIVEHVHGSTVHVNPDPGVTDTIRSKLGWGDADEETYELDESNVESITDDEIRLGRL from the coding sequence ATGTGCGCTCACTTCAGCGACCACGACGAAGGAAAGCGAGTCGTCAACGCCGATGGCGAAGCGATCGGAATCGTCGAGCACGTCCACGGATCGACCGTCCACGTCAACCCCGATCCGGGCGTGACCGATACGATCAGGTCGAAACTCGGCTGGGGCGATGCCGACGAGGAGACCTACGAACTCGACGAGTCGAACGTCGAATCGATCACGGACGACGAGATCCGACTGGGTCGGCTCTGA
- a CDS encoding SWIM zinc finger family protein, whose translation MNTHASPKAPLSPADGHLDERSRRARVEPMSVLALGDGLYEVESGSGATYLIDVEAGRCTCPDHVFRNVRCKHLRRVAIEITEGRTPPPGQLALECHDCETAVFVDERTPEPVYCDDHAISPGDTVRDRETGSRLTVVDASDLRADHVQIREADCTVAEYGTNETYDPDVPVVGAIYPHASVRRHGPVPESLKVYVFPRTRLERVPTDS comes from the coding sequence ATGAACACACACGCGTCACCGAAAGCACCGCTTTCGCCCGCCGACGGCCACCTCGACGAGCGGTCGCGCCGGGCTCGAGTCGAACCGATGTCCGTGCTGGCGCTCGGCGACGGCCTCTACGAGGTCGAGTCGGGCAGCGGAGCCACCTACCTGATCGACGTGGAGGCGGGACGGTGTACCTGTCCCGACCACGTCTTCCGGAACGTCCGCTGTAAACACCTCCGCCGGGTAGCTATCGAGATCACGGAGGGGCGAACCCCGCCGCCCGGACAGCTCGCACTCGAGTGCCACGACTGTGAGACGGCCGTTTTCGTCGACGAGAGAACCCCGGAGCCGGTCTACTGCGACGACCACGCGATCTCCCCGGGCGATACGGTCAGAGACCGCGAGACCGGTTCCCGCCTGACCGTCGTCGACGCGTCCGATCTTCGGGCCGACCACGTCCAGATCCGGGAGGCCGACTGCACCGTCGCCGAGTACGGCACGAACGAAACTTACGATCCCGACGTGCCCGTCGTCGGTGCGATCTACCCTCACGCCAGCGTACGGCGCCACGGCCCCGTCCCAGAGTCGCTCAAAGTGTACGTCTTCCCGCGAACCCGCCTCGAGCGAGTGCCGACGGACTCCTAA
- a CDS encoding DUF7472 family protein, with amino-acid sequence MLERERIIEIVVAVSAVFLMLGVMIGIGLNYGGADSTLSPAGGELLVGAIVGFILLLTLVGVGLAFALNDPENAS; translated from the coding sequence ATGCTCGAGCGGGAGCGAATCATCGAAATCGTCGTCGCCGTCTCCGCCGTCTTCCTGATGCTCGGAGTCATGATCGGCATCGGGCTCAACTACGGGGGAGCAGACAGCACGCTCTCCCCGGCGGGCGGCGAGTTACTCGTCGGGGCGATCGTCGGCTTCATCCTCCTGTTGACGCTCGTCGGCGTCGGGCTGGCGTTCGCGCTGAACGATCCCGAGAACGCGAGCTAG
- a CDS encoding carboxypeptidase M32 → MASTDNTQHSPEAYASLLERARKLGNVRMASMVLAWDQRVMMPEGGTPARAQQLSTLSSLGHDLLVDDEVGEWLQSLEDESLTEEQAAVVRELRREYERAAEVPAELIEQLSAHQVESQQVWQEAKAADDFDHFAPALEQLIDLNRERAAAIDPGGDHYRVLYEDSQPYLPLERVEEIFAELREHLVALIEEIREDGRELPSPFSGHSYDEESQRALSEDALDLLGYPREHGRLDTAPHPFMSGNQFDARITTRFKEDDPIDALTATIHEFGHATYQLGLPKDEYGTPLGSPRSSGVHESQSRFWENHVGRSRAFWELFLPTMKAHFPHLEDVTVEEAYAAVNRIYPENLIRVEADELTYHLHIILRCEIDRAFVEGELEVSEIPRVWNEKMEAYLGVTPETDAEGCLQDTHWSYSFAKFQGYTVGSVLAAQLDAAMREDLDVDGLVRDGEFEPLWEWMTDHVHRHGQRYPTEELIEVATGEPLTADYFLEYVDEKFGELYEL, encoded by the coding sequence ATGGCGTCTACTGACAACACACAGCATTCCCCGGAGGCGTACGCCAGCCTCCTCGAGCGAGCGAGGAAACTCGGAAACGTCCGGATGGCTTCGATGGTCCTCGCGTGGGACCAGCGGGTGATGATGCCCGAGGGCGGAACGCCGGCTCGAGCCCAGCAGCTGTCGACGCTCTCGTCGCTGGGCCACGATCTGCTCGTCGACGACGAGGTGGGCGAGTGGCTCCAGTCCCTGGAAGACGAGTCGCTGACCGAGGAGCAGGCCGCCGTCGTCCGCGAACTCCGCCGGGAGTACGAACGGGCCGCCGAGGTGCCCGCCGAGTTGATCGAGCAGCTCTCGGCTCACCAGGTCGAGAGCCAGCAGGTCTGGCAGGAGGCGAAGGCGGCGGACGACTTCGACCACTTCGCGCCGGCGCTCGAGCAATTGATCGATCTCAACCGCGAACGGGCGGCCGCGATCGACCCCGGCGGCGACCATTACCGGGTGCTCTACGAGGACAGTCAGCCGTACCTCCCGCTCGAGCGCGTCGAGGAGATCTTCGCCGAACTTCGCGAGCATCTCGTGGCGCTGATCGAGGAGATCCGCGAGGACGGCCGCGAGCTCCCCTCGCCATTTTCGGGCCACAGCTACGACGAGGAGTCCCAGCGCGCGCTCTCTGAGGACGCCCTCGACCTGCTCGGTTATCCGCGCGAACACGGCCGGCTCGACACCGCGCCGCACCCGTTCATGTCGGGCAACCAGTTCGACGCCCGGATCACCACGCGGTTCAAAGAAGACGATCCTATCGACGCCCTGACGGCGACGATCCACGAGTTCGGCCACGCGACCTACCAGCTCGGCCTCCCGAAAGACGAGTACGGCACGCCGCTGGGCTCGCCGCGTTCGTCGGGCGTCCACGAATCCCAGTCGCGGTTCTGGGAGAACCACGTCGGTCGGTCGCGGGCGTTCTGGGAGCTATTCTTGCCGACGATGAAAGCGCACTTTCCCCACCTCGAGGACGTCACGGTCGAGGAGGCCTACGCCGCGGTCAACCGGATCTATCCGGAGAACCTGATCCGCGTGGAGGCCGACGAGCTGACTTACCACCTCCACATCATCCTCCGGTGTGAGATCGACCGGGCGTTCGTCGAGGGCGAGCTCGAGGTCTCGGAGATCCCGCGCGTCTGGAACGAGAAGATGGAAGCGTACCTGGGAGTGACTCCCGAGACCGACGCCGAGGGCTGTCTGCAAGACACCCACTGGTCGTACAGCTTCGCGAAGTTCCAGGGCTACACCGTCGGGAGCGTTCTCGCCGCCCAGCTCGACGCCGCGATGCGCGAGGACCTCGACGTCGACGGCCTCGTTCGCGACGGGGAGTTCGAGCCGCTGTGGGAGTGGATGACCGACCACGTCCACCGCCACGGCCAGCGCTACCCCACCGAGGAGCTGATCGAGGTCGCGACGGGCGAACCCCTCACGGCCGACTACTTCCTCGAGTACGTCGACGAGAAGTTCGGCGAGCTCTACGAGCTCTGA
- a CDS encoding SDR family oxidoreductase, whose product MAEKRLEGQAAIVTGASAGIGAATCRALAAEGATVTLAARREERLEKLAAELEADHDVETLVVPTDVREETQVEALVSETVETVGRLDVLVNNAGLGRGSDVETMATDDYRLMQETNLDGVFYATRAAIPHVREQGGHLLFVGSFAGQYPRPFNPVYAATKWWVRGFAKSVAAQVGDDGVGVTIVNPSEVRSEFETTDGDTFAERFEEGEVTEPEEVAEAIAFAATREHSSVTELDLYRRDKFTGF is encoded by the coding sequence ATGGCAGAGAAACGACTCGAGGGCCAGGCAGCGATCGTCACCGGCGCGAGCGCGGGCATCGGCGCGGCGACCTGTCGGGCGCTCGCCGCCGAGGGAGCGACCGTGACGCTCGCGGCCCGTCGCGAGGAGCGACTCGAGAAGCTGGCGGCCGAACTCGAGGCCGACCACGACGTCGAGACGCTCGTCGTGCCGACGGACGTTCGCGAGGAGACGCAGGTCGAGGCGCTCGTCTCCGAGACGGTCGAGACCGTCGGGAGGCTCGACGTGCTGGTGAACAACGCCGGGCTCGGTCGAGGAAGCGACGTGGAGACGATGGCGACCGACGACTATCGGCTGATGCAGGAGACGAACCTCGACGGCGTCTTCTACGCGACGCGAGCGGCGATCCCACACGTCCGCGAGCAGGGCGGGCACCTGCTCTTCGTCGGGAGCTTCGCCGGCCAGTACCCGCGGCCGTTCAACCCCGTCTACGCGGCGACGAAGTGGTGGGTCCGCGGCTTCGCCAAGAGCGTCGCCGCGCAGGTGGGCGACGACGGCGTCGGCGTCACGATCGTCAACCCCTCCGAGGTGCGCTCTGAGTTCGAGACGACCGACGGCGACACGTTCGCCGAGCGGTTCGAGGAAGGCGAGGTCACCGAACCCGAGGAGGTCGCCGAGGCGATCGCGTTCGCCGCGACGCGCGAGCACTCCTCGGTAACCGAACTCGACCTCTACCGACGGGACAAGTTCACCGGCTTTTGA
- a CDS encoding 3-oxoacyl-ACP reductase family protein, producing the protein MPAAVVTGSSRGIGRAIALRFAADGYDVAVNYHSSADAAAAVADEVRDRGQDAIVVGADVANPDDATRLVEETVDAFGGVDHVVNNAGIDQHVYTADLEPADFDRIMDVNVNSAFAVTKAALPYLETSTDDPSVANVSSILAHTGAPIECHYAASKGALISLTRSHAADFAPEIRVNAVAPGHVETDMTGDRTPEEKREELAAIPVDRYGQPEDIADAVAYLRDATFVTGETLNVNGGELMC; encoded by the coding sequence ATGCCTGCAGCAGTCGTCACTGGTTCCTCGAGAGGGATTGGCCGCGCGATCGCACTCCGGTTCGCCGCGGACGGCTACGACGTCGCCGTGAACTACCACTCGAGTGCGGACGCGGCCGCGGCGGTCGCCGACGAGGTCCGCGATCGGGGACAGGACGCGATCGTCGTCGGCGCGGACGTCGCCAACCCGGACGACGCCACCCGCCTCGTCGAGGAAACCGTCGACGCCTTCGGCGGCGTCGACCACGTCGTCAACAACGCCGGGATCGACCAGCACGTCTACACCGCCGACCTCGAGCCCGCCGACTTCGATCGAATCATGGACGTGAACGTCAACTCCGCGTTCGCCGTGACGAAGGCGGCGCTGCCGTACCTCGAGACCTCGACGGACGATCCCTCGGTGGCGAACGTCTCCTCGATCCTCGCCCACACCGGCGCACCGATCGAGTGTCACTACGCGGCCTCGAAGGGAGCGCTCATCTCGCTGACGCGGAGTCACGCCGCTGACTTCGCACCCGAGATTCGGGTGAACGCGGTCGCGCCGGGCCACGTCGAAACGGACATGACGGGCGACCGGACGCCCGAGGAGAAACGCGAGGAGCTGGCGGCGATTCCAGTGGATCGCTACGGTCAGCCCGAAGACATCGCCGACGCGGTCGCCTACCTCCGCGACGCGACGTTCGTCACCGGCGAGACGCTGAACGTCAACGGCGGCGAGCTGATGTGCTGA
- a CDS encoding cupin domain-containing protein, producing MEPDGTPLEALEGAPFQFSDLIEYQDGAIVSRTLIDAASATLTVFALDEGQTISEHSAPHDAILQVVDGTGAVTIDGEEHVLEAGEALAMPANVPHAVAAPSRFTMVLTMVR from the coding sequence ATGGAACCCGACGGTACGCCGCTAGAAGCCCTCGAGGGAGCACCGTTCCAATTCTCGGACCTGATCGAGTACCAGGACGGCGCCATCGTCAGCCGGACCCTGATCGACGCGGCGTCGGCGACGCTGACCGTGTTCGCCCTCGACGAAGGACAGACGATCAGCGAGCACAGCGCGCCCCACGATGCGATTTTGCAGGTCGTCGACGGCACCGGCGCGGTGACGATCGACGGCGAGGAGCACGTGCTCGAGGCTGGCGAGGCCCTGGCCATGCCGGCGAACGTGCCCCACGCGGTGGCAGCTCCATCGCGCTTTACGATGGTGCTTACGATGGTTCGATAA
- a CDS encoding pyridoxal phosphate-dependent aminotransferase — protein MPTPTDRVRRAERSSIRIMFDLAERHDGDLVRLEVGEPDFDTPAHVIDAAARAARDGETHYTSNAGLPACRRAISDMLATEHGVHHDPDEIVVTTGGMEALHLTALATVSPGEELVVPGPTWPNYATQATLADGTFREVPMPAENGFDLEADRVIEAMGEDTAAVILTTPSNPTGRVFDPEECRAVVEAAADHDAYVVADEVYLGLTYDGEPEGIAAYTGHPDHVLTVGSCSKTYAMTGWRIGWLAGDPILIDEVAKIRESTTACTSSLAQHAAIAALTGPQEPIEEMYEAFRRRRDLVVDRVAAIDGLSCPRPEGAFYAFLDPGIDDDSLSVAKHLLEEHGVVLAPGDGFGEAGRGRLRLSFANSEERLHEGFDRLEAGLASY, from the coding sequence ATGCCCACACCCACGGATCGCGTTCGCCGGGCCGAGCGCTCGAGCATCCGGATCATGTTCGACCTGGCAGAGCGCCACGACGGCGACCTCGTCAGACTCGAGGTCGGCGAACCCGACTTCGACACCCCCGCACACGTGATCGACGCCGCCGCACGCGCCGCCCGCGACGGGGAGACCCACTACACCTCGAACGCGGGGCTGCCGGCGTGTCGGCGCGCGATCAGTGACATGCTCGCGACGGAACACGGCGTCCACCACGACCCCGACGAGATCGTCGTCACGACCGGCGGGATGGAAGCGCTCCACCTGACGGCCCTCGCGACGGTCTCCCCCGGCGAAGAGCTGGTCGTCCCCGGCCCGACGTGGCCGAACTACGCGACGCAGGCGACCCTCGCCGACGGCACGTTCCGGGAGGTACCCATGCCCGCCGAGAACGGGTTCGACCTCGAGGCCGACCGCGTGATCGAGGCGATGGGCGAGGACACCGCCGCGGTGATCCTCACGACGCCGTCGAACCCGACCGGCCGGGTCTTCGACCCCGAGGAGTGTCGCGCGGTCGTCGAGGCCGCCGCCGACCACGACGCCTACGTCGTCGCCGACGAGGTCTACCTGGGGCTCACCTACGACGGCGAACCCGAGGGAATCGCTGCCTACACCGGCCACCCCGACCACGTGCTGACCGTCGGCTCCTGCTCGAAGACGTACGCGATGACCGGCTGGCGGATCGGCTGGCTCGCCGGCGACCCAATCCTGATCGACGAGGTGGCCAAGATCCGCGAGTCGACGACCGCCTGCACCTCGAGTCTCGCCCAGCACGCCGCGATCGCCGCGCTCACCGGCCCGCAGGAGCCGATCGAGGAGATGTACGAGGCGTTCCGCCGGCGCCGGGACCTCGTCGTCGACCGCGTCGCGGCGATCGACGGACTCTCCTGTCCCCGTCCGGAGGGCGCGTTCTACGCGTTCCTCGATCCGGGCATCGACGACGACAGCCTCTCGGTCGCGAAACACCTCTTAGAAGAACACGGCGTCGTGCTCGCCCCCGGCGACGGGTTCGGCGAGGCGGGCCGGGGTCGACTGCGGCTCTCGTTTGCCAACTCCGAGGAACGGCTTCACGAGGGGTTCGACCGACTCGAGGCTGGATTGGCGAGCTACTGA
- a CDS encoding MoaD/ThiS family protein translates to METTTAADPATGLEPETTVDVRCTGHVRDAVGTHELEFAFEGSTLRDFLEGFFEAYDVEDLLIAETEAEATAHGWAPVPDDLPGTWRKNPEGEQTRPFARVTINGRFNEHHDGFATELADGDRVGLIKPFMFCV, encoded by the coding sequence ATGGAGACCACCACCGCGGCCGACCCCGCGACCGGGCTCGAGCCCGAGACGACCGTCGACGTTCGCTGCACCGGCCACGTCCGCGACGCCGTCGGCACCCACGAACTCGAGTTCGCCTTCGAGGGATCGACGCTCCGGGACTTCCTCGAGGGCTTTTTCGAGGCCTACGACGTCGAGGACCTGCTGATCGCCGAGACGGAGGCAGAGGCGACCGCCCACGGCTGGGCGCCGGTTCCCGACGACCTCCCCGGTACCTGGCGGAAGAACCCCGAGGGCGAACAGACCCGGCCGTTTGCCCGCGTCACGATCAACGGCCGGTTCAACGAACACCACGACGGGTTCGCCACCGAACTCGCCGACGGCGACCGCGTCGGACTGATCAAGCCGTTCATGTTCTGTGTTTGA
- a CDS encoding antitoxin VapB family protein → MSTSISVSEETKEKLERLKREGESFDELLVRLANEEEPITVGAWDSGTADRAREAVDRSREHFGR, encoded by the coding sequence GTGAGCACCTCGATCAGCGTTTCCGAGGAAACGAAGGAGAAACTCGAGCGGCTCAAGCGTGAGGGTGAGAGTTTCGACGAGCTGCTGGTTCGGCTGGCCAACGAAGAGGAGCCCATTACCGTCGGCGCGTGGGATTCCGGCACCGCCGATCGCGCTCGCGAGGCCGTCGACCGCTCTCGGGAGCACTTTGGACGATGA